TCTATACCAGGTAGTCTTCTTTTCACAGGCTGTCCGATTAGCCTGGATAGAATAACTATACCAACCCCATCAGGAACTACTACATCCGCTTGATCAAGAACCTTTTTATAATCGCTATCTTCAAGAGCTGTAACAATAGCCGGACTATCAGGAGTAACTATTATATGACTAAGACCATCTCTTAAGAAAGCCTCTATCCTACCTAAGGCATAGTCAAGGGATATATCATCAACCCTAACCCCTAATATATTTCTTTTCATCCCCATCTCAAAAGAAGAGGTACCTACCAACATCATCAATCTTATATATACCTTAACAAACAAAAACGCTCCTAGAAGAACAGCTAAAACTATATAGGTTTTCGGATATTTAAATACAAGAACAGCTCCTATAGCAAAATAAAGGCTTAAAAGATTTATCAAAGCAGCGATTTCTCTCTCCCCAAGACCAAAAGATAGAAGGTAACTATACAAACCACTATTCTTAGAGAAGTTTGAGGAAAGCGGATGAACATAACCTGATATAACAGCATAGGAAATATTTATAATGGGAACACCTAAAACAAACATAGGAACAAGTAAGGTTAAAAGAGCAGTTCTTTTCAAGACACCAAGAATAGCCACAGATGCTAAAAGGAAACCTATCATTGTGGAAAGCTCTTCACCAAGTTGATCGTCTCCTTTAATCCAAAATAAAGCAAGACAAAATAAAAATACAAATACTGATAAAGCAACAGCATCCCACAACTCTTGATCTTGAATATACGCTACAACACTAAAAACAAAGGAAGCTATAGAAGAAACCCCTAAAGCAGCACCCTTTACCTCATCAAGCACTACCAAGGAGTTTGAAACCACAATAAACCATAATATCGTTAGAGGGAGAGATAGAAAGCTTAAGTAACGATAACCTCCGCTTGGAGAACTTAAAAAGTGAATACAAACCCCGCTATTTGCTAAATATAAAGCTATCCCACAAAGCAAAAGAAGCCTTAATCCCCTCAAAGCAGGATATGCCTTTAAGGAAAACTCTACCAAAAAAACAAGAATAGAAGAAAGCAAAACTACAGAAAGATCAGGAAATTGCATGACAAAAAGCAGAGAAGAAGAAGCAAAAAGAAGTATAGAAAAAAGAATTCTTAAAAAGTCAATTTTTTTTCTTTCACTTAAAGCTAAGGGATTTCTCCCGAATTTTGGTAGAACGACAAAAAGAAAAGATAAACTTGCAATGAAAAGAGCAACAAAAGTATATTTCATTCTTACCCCCCCTTGCATTAATTCAAACCTTATTATAAGCTAATTATACTCACAGAGTCAAACCCTTAAGAGGTGATACAAAATGACATTAAAGAAATTTTTTCTTTTGTGTTCTGTAGCTTATATGCTTGTGATCTCGAATCCTACTTTCTCTCAAGAAAATCCAAGTGAAGCATTCAAATGTGCTTTAGAAAAACTATTCTCCCCTAAAAAAATAGAATTTTGTGCAGAAAATTGTTCTCAAAATTTTTTCAAAAAGATATATATAAAAGCTGAGGAAGCAATAACATCTGAGTTACCTTTAGAAATGGTAGAAATCGAAGCGGAAGATGTAGAGTTTAACTCCCCTGAGGAATGGAAGGAAGGAAATATAAAAATTTTAAGCGTGAAAAACATCAAGCTAATCATGTTAGTAACGGAAGAAAATCTAAACAAATTCCTTAGCGAAAAAATTAGGAAAAACAATATAGATGGACTTAGAAAGGCTAATGTAAAAATTAAACGGGACTTCCTTTATCTTGCTGCTTCATATCAAATAGATGGGCTACCCTTAAGAATCCTAGTCGAGCTGAAAAGCAAATTAGGTATAGAAGAAAGTAAAATTGTATTAAAGGATTATAAACTTTATTTAAGTGGGCTAGCTGCAGGTGATGATTTCACCTACCACCTTTTAAGCAAAATCAATCCTGTATTCGACTTAAAAAAACTTCCATTTCCAGTTGAACATGCTCAAATAGAACAATCTGATGGGAAAATAATTATCAGAACAACAG
This DNA window, taken from Synergistota bacterium, encodes the following:
- a CDS encoding WecB/TagA/CpsF family glycosyltransferase, whose translation is MKYTFVALFIASLSFLFVVLPKFGRNPLALSERKKIDFLRILFSILLFASSSLLFVMQFPDLSVVLLSSILVFLVEFSLKAYPALRGLRLLLLCGIALYLANSGVCIHFLSSPSGGYRYLSFLSLPLTILWFIVVSNSLVVLDEVKGAALGVSSIASFVFSVVAYIQDQELWDAVALSVFVFLFCLALFWIKGDDQLGEELSTMIGFLLASVAILGVLKRTALLTLLVPMFVLGVPIINISYAVISGYVHPLSSNFSKNSGLYSYLLSFGLGEREIAALINLLSLYFAIGAVLVFKYPKTYIVLAVLLGAFLFVKVYIRLMMLVGTSSFEMGMKRNILGVRVDDISLDYALGRIEAFLRDGLSHIIVTPDSPAIVTALEDSDYKKVLDQADVVVPDGVGIVILSRLIGQPVKRRLPGIELMNAMLERAAFYGRRVFLLGAKEGVAERAAKNIELAFPGINIVGVYHGYFNEHEEKEVIAKIKEAKPDYLFVAMGVPKQEKWMHRNRDELGVPVMMGVGGSFDVWAGDIKRAPYLFRKMGLEWLYRAFKEPWRWKKIIKLYKLAWFLILNFLKGSEKR
- a CDS encoding DUF2993 domain-containing protein — its product is MTLKKFFLLCSVAYMLVISNPTFSQENPSEAFKCALEKLFSPKKIEFCAENCSQNFFKKIYIKAEEAITSELPLEMVEIEAEDVEFNSPEEWKEGNIKILSVKNIKLIMLVTEENLNKFLSEKIRKNNIDGLRKANVKIKRDFLYLAASYQIDGLPLRILVELKSKLGIEESKIVLKDYKLYLSGLAAGDDFTYHLLSKINPVFDLKKLPFPVEHAQIEQSDGKIIIRTTELPHKPTSLSFTWRDNSNPTHIRN